The Calonectris borealis unplaced genomic scaffold, bCalBor7.hap1.2 HAP1_SCAFFOLD_66, whole genome shotgun sequence genome includes the window atgacattcaacgagtccaattgccgggatctgcacccgggacggagtaacgctccggacacaagtacagactgggagaggagtggctggagagcagccctgcagaaaggggtctgggggtgctggttggcagcaggctccatgtgagtctcagcctgggcttgccccacagcagtgcctgctgcagggtgctgcagagctctgggcactcacacCACAGCCCCAACCTCTCGGAAGgacacagaagctcctgggggtggggaggggctctcatcctccccatcactcccagggctcaaggacagcaatggcccaaggaattggttccgtcagtcttggggtgctgttgtgtcctttccagaagagcccccagacagccggtgccacccccacccccaggtccagtggcacaggagctgccccaagctgctgaacagaaaaacctctttctcctgcttcttgccttctttctgacccacgcgtggtgctccactcttctccagggaaacccctgctccacagagagcctttccccaggggagtgtgtccatgctggcctggccagttgttgctggctccctcccctgaggtgcccacagggcccggagctggtgctgctgctctgcagagctgccctgggaaCATGGGATGACTCCCTTTGGGCtatgcatccttcaggttagcccttttcctttgggtgactccacttttggaggaagttttggaaacctccattcactatccaccccgaggcacccagtgacccagagatgccctgtgctctcctggtgggttcagatcccctgtctgaaggtcgggcatctttgaccagccctgccatatgtgagagagcctcaagcagataccttttgaccgtccaggatctccatggcattgggcaccagtaaagtgaaggctcactccagccctcattccctcacacatcaagccatgcccttgtccccctaagccaatgcagcacccaagcccaacagcagggccttttcgcctgcaattccctgagcgtcttctgcactccactgtggaaagaagagcccaagctgcacacgctgcacgcaggcaatcccctttatttacagacatgccacaaaggaggccagcattggcgcagtgatagactcatggagagaaggcctttgggccagacagactggcttcagcctgttgagaaggaggatgaaagcaaacatttctgatcaCGATtaaaaccagtacaatgcccaaaggacacaagttgcctgagatcacttggagaaaccttgtgaagagagatgggcagcttattgctgctgaaatactacttctcgaatcaggttcttcagggcattcttgagttccttgttcctcatgctgtagatgatggggttcactgctggaggtaccactgagtaaAGAACTGTCACGACCAGATCcaaggatgaggaggagatggaggggggcttcaggtaggcaaacatggcagtgctgacaaacagggagaccacggccaggtgagggaggcacgtggagaaggttttgtgccacccctgctcagaggggatcctcagcacagccctgaagatatgcacataggacagcacgatgaaaataaaacacccaaaAGCTACTGAAAGGCTAAACTCtataagcccaacttccctgaggtaggtgtgtgagcaggagagcttgaggatctgtgggatttcacagaagaactggtccacagcattgcccttgcagaggggtagtgaaaatgtattggcagtgtgcagcatagcgttgagaaacccactgccccaggcagctgctgccatgtggacacaagctctgctgcccatcagggtcccatagtgcaggggttggcagatggcaacatagcggtcataggccattaTGGTGAGAAGATAAAATTCTGCTGATATCAgaaacacaaagagaaagagctgggcagcacatcctgagtaggagatgaccttggtgtcccagagggaattgaccatggatttgggaacagtggtggagatggtacccaggtcaaggatggagaggttgaggaggaagaagtacatgggggtgtggaggcggtggtcgcaggctatggcggtgatgatgaggccgttgcccagcagggcagccaggtagatgcccaggaagagccagaagtgcaagagctgcagctcccgcgtgtctgcgaaggccaggaggagaaactgggtgatggagctggtgttggacatctgctgcctctgggaatgggggactgtccaagagggaaaagacagtgacaagttaggagagacttctctgagcaaaatcaaagccatttctcataggaaccccccaaagtgtctctctccattcaggaagacctttggcaggtcccttgcacgaactctggttggtgctggctgagggtgccccagggagccgcaggctctgctctgggctctgcaggagtcagtcctgccccaaagcaaaagggaaacaggaacatggggtgatctcagattaaatccactcgtgatatcaaagagcttctcagcattgtcgctgccaattcacctgcctgcagagcagagctgtgggggttttggtttgtgccttctggtctggttgccccaccacagctgagccgtgtttctaatgcagaaatcctgggcatttctgctgtaCTGCAactgaaatcgtgtgggtcctgagaggacctgactgtccctcagtgcaaagtgaggacagccgctctgtccatcagtcctgatctcagctgccctgtgctggcagctctttcagctggaggactatggcactcccgtgttccccccaaaagaaaccggacactgctgggagcagaggaatccacgttctgagtgcacatctccaaagccctcaccccattgtacctgaggaggagctcagctctcccctcccaaccacggacacagagggctcctcacagctgcccacatacagccacccagcagcatttcaatggccttagcaccgaggtgtcttctccatggggctcctgcatgacatagagatgccccgggagagctttgccctactggcgggcagcctgcagcccagcaggacctcccaaggaaagactcaactctcctaaatctcctgtgtcctggaaggagggtgagatgtgtgccagctgcacaccctgcagtgcccagagccccaaaggttaacagggtgcgagttggatgcttttcctccacggacagacgggcatgacagtagacacagcgttggtgtctgagctgcacttgaatcctcaccccccacagcagtgagtgtcacagtaagaacaagggcggcagggagaagaggagaacgtgccagagttcccctgccaagagaggcaggggagggagacacagtcagagacttgagtttttctcgTCTTTGGtggccaggctgctgggaaggcaactcatggccaagtgtccatgacatgaagggcagaggctctgctgtgtgagtgaggagagcagggggttgctccagggaaagcatctgcactgcaggggatggcagggaggtgcctgaacccctcctgccatggcctttctgggagcagttctctcttcctcactgcccatggctctgctgcctggagctcttctggaccaggacctgtttctctgccctcacctctcttccctcttcatgctcacagagcccatccgccctgctgcgtgctcagctctgccctgcagacacctcctggcagcagggcactgcccaggggcatctcggtgtgtgcaggggctaaggagcagctcaggcaagtcctaacgagaactggggtctcattgcctactccagagcagagcaatcaattcccatctcccactgcccacccagacaacccaggggagaaaactcaaagcacacacttcttccctttcaggtaatcccctacctcgacactcatctttaacatgaccctctgcaaatgtcctctgggtgatggagaagcctgagcagccctgacccacgctgcaccctctggacagcagaaggaccctgccctgccggggctcactccttccacccacagcttctcctcaCAGCGTcatggggagctccccgggcaggctgagtgctgaccctggcagggtccttggggcgcagggaccctgctcggaaggacagccctggccacccctgcctgcacacacgccttcacaccctggagcagtgcccaggagaaggcagccgtcatgccctctccttctgacggtgcagcagggaagccctgctctgcagcacctcctcctcctctacagcagggaagctgtgagagtcctgcTGAAAGATCATATTTGCTGTGgtatgtaccagcttttggatatccctccaggaacagcagctacattgtcctgcacccaggcacttaccatgtagagggctgtgaagatctctccgcgcagtgagctctcagcatcctcccactccagactgcctttacgctctctctgcctcgctccctcccctcgctgcctgcaggcagtgccctcagccctgctgcgctttgcagaggagctgctcctgggcagagctgtctctctgcagcactgcccacttgccaggagctccctccttccaggagcccggcccagctcagcagcagaggaccagcccaaggcagcacttgctctgcccctcgcggctccctcgaggggtccctggggctccaggggaacctgctgggaaacagcctgaagtcatcccttgtcttccctccctcagctgcacagagacacttacttctcctctcaggagaagACCTGggcatgagaatcccctttctttgtcccagcattagacaggactcccaggaaggtgacaagcaaagacctaatttctccaagctgggggatatcctcacgtgaatgaaataggcatttcagtctggctttgtagtcctagggctcgaaagacattcagctctctgttgtccacgccatgtctctgctctgaagcaaagcctttgcacacagggggtcttgggcgcttgggaccaggtttccttagggcagggacgagcttgcctgcttccacagctgcagggcttcagcccaaacgtgcagcaatggcctcagccagggccacaggcaggaagagctggagctgctcctgagaagacagagctgtgacatggttgcagagctcaggacagctgctcttcaaggacagcatcctccaagctcagcaaggctccagatcgaaactccctctgaacttgaaaggccattgcagggcaccagaaggagcgttcactgcttcaggaacagttaaagaagacagaaaggtgctgtgtggccactgctgaatgtggtgagagcaggagcagatagatctgaggttctctgtgtcctctttgcctcagtcttccccagcaaggtctgccaggcctctgggactcagggcaggactctggaggagatcaagcagcggtgcatggggatcaagtcagggatcacttgagccaatgcaatccttaccagtcgaggggacaggaggggaggcatcccagggagctgagagagcagcccaacgtcacagtgaagccactctccatcgtctttcaaaggtggtggtgtctgtggggattccctgatgactcgcagcacccaaaccttgcacgcacctttcaaaactgccccaaggatgtgcagaggagcggaaggctgtgccccagatcgtgttccctcagatcccatttctgggggtctgaaagagaaggtgactggatttactcgATTTCGCTTGTCTCTCGCcaccctctttgctttctgtggtgaaaggacaggactgcaggacacagggagaccagtggttgtcttttaacctggcagtcagtgaagttttcaacttcacccccccacaatattcttgttcCCACGTTcagatattatggtctgcatgggtggataagtagatgggtaaataaccagatggatggttgggctcagagggacgtgatcaatgcgtggtactctgcctgcaggcatcgagctagtagggtcctgcaggggtctgtcctgccacctgccctctttaacgtgtttttaatgacctggaggagatgagcgagtgctttttcatagcaattttaGATGACACCATATTCAGGAGAGCAGACGCTGCACtagagggcaggcctgccatcccgaaggacaaagacaggccagagggattcacaaaaagtaacatcatgatgtccaatAAACACAAATCTGAAGTCCTaccttgaggtgcaccaatcccgtgcaatgacagaggccaggggctgtgtggctgggtagcagctctgcgggaaaggctctggtggtccttgggtTTTATTAGGCAAAACGGGAGCCATCACCAACAAAGGCTAATGGCATcacttgcttctctcttcattccttgatatTACAAGTGCTTCCCTTTTATtgtcctaataccctccaaaaagaacagcctaccctctgaaacctttccccattggccgtgcatttcttgtttcgttccctcttttgatatttctgaggtggttgctgtggaagttttcaaccttgggtagcaactcagttaagcacatcattctctttcagtccttgtagCCCCCTGCAGTTCCCCATCTTGTtgtcttgtttgagacactggcccacaaaccttaactgctgacatgttggagtttcagtccagagggaccttgacacacatggggacatggccaacagaaacctcctgaagttttaaaggtgaAGGGGGCAaagtctgcactgggtcagaagaacctcgtgcatcaggacaggctgggacctgactggctgaggattgttctgaggagaagggcatgggagttctggtggatgccctaggagcccatgggtttcccatttggaaaggaggatggagaaactggagaaggtccagaggaaggctgtttccatgggcttaggagcctaaagcacatgagctgtgtggagaggctgaggcaactgggcctctttagtctgctgaaggggaggcacagggcagtctaaaagcaggtgacacctgcctggagaggtggtggagccaagctcttctgcaatggcagatgctatggcagagacaacagccacaagcttcttcctgggggcttcagactgggcctcaggaaaaactggctaggagggtgacgctgcagtgcagcaggacacccagagactctctgtgctctccatctctggaggttttcaggtttcagctctacaaagtcaccgCTGACCTGACCCGACTCGcagttggtgattccccagcctttggttGGAGCCTGGACTGGAGACCcgcagtagtcccttttcccaccatctcttccatgcccttgtgccttgcagtgtccccGTGTTGttgaggctcacaaaatcaaactaGGCAGGTGATAGGTTCAAAACtaaacttgatttaagcaaaaattttttAGCAGGAAGGTAActcgaaatgaggctcatcaaaatcattcaacactctgACGGTATCAGTAAACCATAGGTTCAGGATGGTTTATGAGGAATTAATACTACATGGCCGGCTTTtgaaatgagcatctaaaatatgcacagtcactgacctataagatgagggctctcaacctcgttAACtgcatcctcttggattatggggggtttattctgctcactgtcccttacttccagctcagggggctgaataccctcaggataactgctctgactattaaagactgaggcaaagaaggcattgagtacctcagccttctcctcgtcctcggtggcactgttccccaccccctccaataaaggatggagattctccttggctctttttttgtcattaatatatttataaaaacattttttgttgtctcttatgacagtggccagattgtgctcTAGCAgagcttttccctttctaatcttctctctgcatgacctaacgcgagtCCCCCATTGAAgacctgctgctctgaggagaccaactcaacttgccctctggtggggctccatttataccttagttgaatctgacctgtggtcaactctgagtggctgagagccttaattttcttactcctcgcccaaggtgtatacgTGTCCATAATTACTGACCAAAAGTGCGTTCGTGACGGTTGGCACTCGCCACCGTAAGGGCACGAAAAGTAAGGATgcagcggtcctgatgcccccggtcttttatcggggtgggtgcacctgccacaagctgcttctggggaaatggcaaaaccactgatacagactcctgctcgagatgctggagaaccccttcactggacaacagacaagggaaaggcatcTGAACTTTTGAAGCGCGCATTAacgactgcacctgctctgggattgccagacttcatgtttgtacatgaagaaatgtaactatcccagccaaaaccagaccagtctggtagctcaaggaccctttgcttgtgtccctagggcagctgccgcagcactcctggttgaacagagtgacaatgtggtgcttggatcccctctagtggtacaaaggccacatgaaattgaaatgctgctgtcacagcgccttacccaggcactgggtacatcattatgagctgattctcttaacggtggaaaacataacaatgaagtgatgtaacacgctgaaccctgctactctgctctctcctcctggggaagaaaatccacatcctgattgtgtggtaacagcctgtgaagccagaaagacttgaaaatacttaacagacgtactatttccagatcctgatcttgaactatgtgtagacaggtcctcatattatctgaacagtaactgggttagaggttattcagaaactcctgaaaatgaagtagcagaggcttcagcactcagtctgaagctgagtgcccaagcagcagaattgattgcattagcaacgactttccagctgtccaaagaaaagactgtaaatatatgtatattctatcaccattattattattattttccctttcttttctgtactattaagctgtctttatctcaatccacaaattttactttttttttttcccgattctctcccccatcccactgtggtggggggcattgagcgagcagctgtgtggtgtttggctgcctgccaggttaaaccacaatcatctgcatcagtatgtgtaatgatatcaatatctgcaatgggatcagtatcatagaatgatagaacagtttggtttggaagggacctttaaaggtcgactagtccaacccgcctgccatggacagggacacgtagggacatcttcagctagatcaggttgctcagagccctgtccaacctgaccttgaacgttcccagggatggggcatctaccacccctctgggcaacctgtgccagtgtttcaccaccctcatcgtaaaaaactTCTCCCTTCTATCTaatctgaatctgccctcttttactttaaaacaattcccccttgtcctgtcgcaacaggccctgctaaaaagtctctccccatcattCTTACAAgtccccttcaagtactgaaaggctgcaatcagggctccccaaagccgcctcttctccaggctgaacaaccccaactctctcagcctttcttcacagcagaagcattccatccccctgaccatttttgtggccctcctccggacccgctccaacagctccatgtctttcctgtgctgagggctccagagctggacgcagtgctccaggtggggtctcaccagagcagagcagaggggcagaatcccctcccttgacctgctggccacgctgcttttgatgcagcccaggatacggttggccttctgggctgctagtgcacattgctggctcatgtccagctttttgtccaccaggacccccaagtccttctcagcagggctgctctcaatcccttcatcccccagcctgtattgagaccGGGGGTTgacccatcccaggtgcaggaccttgcacttggccttgttgaacctcctgaggttcacacgggcccacttctccagcttgtccaggtccctctggatggcatcccatccctcaggtgtgtcaaccgtaCCACtcgctttggtgtcatctgcaaacttgctgatggtgcactcgatcccactgtctgtgtcattgatgaagatattaaacagtaacggtcccaatacagacccctgtgggacaccactggtcaccgatctccatctggacattgagccattggccactaccctctggatgcaaacatccaaccaattcctcacccactggactgtGTACCCATCGAAGCCATACCTCTCCAAATTAGAGAGAacggtgttgtgggggaccgtgtcaaaggcctta containing:
- the LOC142076562 gene encoding olfactory receptor 14C36-like; protein product: MSNTSSITQFLLLAFADTRELQLLHFWLFLGIYLAALLGNGLIITAIACDHRLHTPMYFFLLNLSILDLGTISTTVPKSMVNSLWDTKVISYSGCAAQLFLFVFLISAEFYLLTIMAYDRYVAICQPLHYGTLMGSRACVHMAAAAWGSGFLNAMLHTANTFSLPLCKGNAVDQFFCEIPQILKLSCSHTYLREVGLIEFSLSVAFGCFIFIVLSYVHIFRAVLRIPSEQGWHKTFSTCLPHLAVVSLFVSTAMFAYLKPPSISSSSLDLVVTVLYSVVPPAVNPIIYSMRNKELKNALKNLIREVVFQQQ